From Caminibacter mediatlanticus TB-2, the proteins below share one genomic window:
- the cutA gene encoding divalent-cation tolerance protein CutA — MLVMTTASNFEEAKKIAKYLVENHYAACVNIFPITSIYFWDNKLQEDNECMLFIKTAREFEEIKNIIKKIHSYELPEIIKINIEGEEEYIEWIKRFSK; from the coding sequence ATGTTAGTTATGACTACTGCCTCTAATTTTGAAGAGGCGAAAAAGATAGCTAAATATTTGGTTGAGAATCATTATGCTGCTTGTGTAAATATATTTCCTATAACTTCTATTTATTTTTGGGATAATAAATTACAGGAAGACAATGAATGTATGTTATTTATTAAAACTGCAAGAGAATTTGAAGAGATAAAGAATATAATAAAAAAGATTCATTCTTATGAATTACCTGAAATAATTAAAATAAACATTGAAGGAGAGGAAGAATATATAGAGTGGATTAAAAGGTTTTCAAAATGA
- a CDS encoding TRAP transporter large permease has translation MIVATLFGLFFLFLLLSVPVAVSLGLSTLITAYIFEGSDLLIDLSSNIFSQLDKYALMAIPMFILAGSLLSKGGSAKRIIEFAKAFVGHLPGGLPIAAIFASIIFAAVSGSSPATVAAIGSIMFGAILSAGYPKTYAIGTITTAGSLGILIPPSIVMIIYGVTAEQSIGKLFMAGVIPGILIGSMLMLIAYFGAKRLGFKTTKPASWKERWQKFKEAFWALMTIVIIIGGIYGGIFTPTEAAAVSAIWALFVSLVIYKDIQIKDLGNIFFESAKVSGMILFIIANASMFAYFLTLENIPQMLTDLVVQMNLNKVTFLIAVNIILLIAGNFMEPSSIIMIMVPLLLPIAKMLGIDPIHFGVIITINMELGMLTPPVGLNLFVASGITGESIKEVVKSVLPWFIVMLFGLILITYIPEISLWLPKTMMG, from the coding sequence ATGATTGTTGCTACTTTGTTTGGTCTTTTTTTTCTATTTTTACTTCTAAGTGTACCTGTTGCAGTGTCTCTTGGTCTTTCAACTTTAATTACTGCTTATATTTTTGAAGGAAGTGATTTATTAATTGATTTATCAAGTAACATTTTTTCTCAACTTGATAAATATGCTTTAATGGCTATTCCAATGTTCATACTTGCTGGAAGTTTACTTAGTAAAGGGGGAAGTGCAAAAAGAATAATAGAATTTGCAAAAGCATTTGTTGGTCATTTACCAGGAGGTCTTCCAATTGCTGCTATTTTTGCAAGTATTATTTTTGCAGCGGTATCAGGTAGCTCGCCTGCAACGGTTGCTGCAATTGGTTCGATTATGTTTGGAGCAATTCTCTCAGCTGGTTATCCAAAAACATATGCAATAGGTACAATAACAACTGCTGGTAGTTTAGGAATTTTAATTCCTCCAAGTATTGTAATGATTATATATGGGGTAACAGCCGAGCAAAGTATTGGAAAATTATTTATGGCTGGTGTTATACCTGGTATATTAATAGGTAGTATGTTAATGCTTATTGCATATTTTGGAGCAAAAAGACTTGGATTTAAAACTACTAAACCAGCAAGTTGGAAAGAAAGATGGCAAAAATTTAAAGAAGCTTTTTGGGCTTTAATGACTATTGTAATCATTATTGGAGGAATTTATGGGGGGATTTTTACTCCAACAGAAGCAGCAGCAGTTAGTGCGATTTGGGCACTTTTTGTATCACTTGTAATATATAAAGATATTCAAATTAAAGATTTAGGCAATATCTTTTTTGAGAGTGCAAAAGTTAGTGGAATGATTCTTTTTATTATTGCAAATGCAAGTATGTTTGCTTATTTTCTTACTCTTGAAAATATTCCTCAAATGCTTACAGATTTAGTTGTGCAAATGAATTTGAATAAAGTTACTTTTTTAATTGCTGTAAATATTATTTTACTAATTGCGGGTAACTTTATGGAGCCAAGCTCTATTATTATGATTATGGTACCTCTTCTTCTTCCAATTGCAAAAATGCTTGGAATTGACCCAATCCATTTTGGAGTAATAATTACAATAAATATGGAACTTGGAATGTTAACTCCTCCAGTTGGGCTTAATTTATTTGTTGCAAGTGGAATTACAGGAGAGAGTATAAAAGAAGTAGTAAAATCAGTACTTCCTTGGTTTATTGTAATGCTTTTTGGTCTTATTTTAATAACATATATTCCAGAAATTTCATTATGGCTTCCAAAAACTATGATGGGATAG
- the rpmA gene encoding 50S ribosomal protein L27: MAHKKGQGSTQNNRDSAGRRLGVKKFGGEFVKAGNIIIRQRGTKVHPGNNVGLGKDHTIYALIDGYVKFEIKDKNRKKVSVYPTKD; this comes from the coding sequence ATGGCACATAAAAAAGGACAAGGGTCAACTCAAAATAACAGAGATTCAGCTGGTAGAAGACTTGGGGTTAAAAAATTTGGTGGTGAGTTTGTAAAAGCAGGAAATATTATTATTAGACAAAGAGGAACAAAAGTTCATCCAGGAAATAATGTAGGACTTGGAAAAGACCATACAATTTATGCATTAATTGATGGTTATGTAAAATTTGAAATTAAAGATAAAAATAGAAAAAAAGTTTCAGTATATCCTACAAAAGATTAA
- the proB gene encoding glutamate 5-kinase: MKRIVFKVGTATLYENGKLSDRMDKIVDLLAKLNKEYEILLVSSGAVGAGYTKCPLDKSKLENKQALAAIGQPLLMREYKERFNKYNVVVAQVLVTAADFDSRKRTDNAKKMIEVLLKNKVIPIINENDSVSVEEILFGDNDQLSAYVTYYFDADMLFIISDIDAFYDDNPKVNKNAKPIKLVSEIEDEWLNQKCNPNDKFATGGIVTKLKAAKFLMDNGKCMFLTSGSKLDSIEDFLNGKHTSGTLFCKEKK; encoded by the coding sequence ATGAAGAGAATAGTATTTAAAGTAGGAACTGCTACTTTATATGAAAATGGAAAGTTATCTGATAGAATGGATAAAATAGTTGATTTACTTGCTAAACTTAATAAAGAGTATGAAATTTTATTAGTTAGTAGTGGGGCTGTTGGGGCTGGATATACAAAATGTCCTCTTGATAAAAGCAAGCTTGAAAATAAACAAGCCCTTGCTGCAATAGGTCAACCTCTTTTAATGAGAGAATATAAAGAGAGGTTTAATAAATATAATGTAGTAGTAGCACAAGTTTTAGTAACAGCTGCTGATTTTGATAGTAGAAAAAGAACAGATAATGCAAAAAAAATGATAGAAGTATTGCTTAAAAATAAAGTAATTCCTATTATTAATGAAAATGATTCAGTCTCAGTTGAAGAGATACTTTTTGGAGACAATGACCAGTTAAGTGCTTATGTTACATACTATTTTGATGCTGATATGCTTTTTATAATTAGTGATATTGATGCTTTTTATGATGATAATCCAAAAGTAAATAAAAATGCAAAACCTATAAAGTTAGTGAGTGAAATTGAAGATGAGTGGCTAAATCAAAAGTGCAATCCAAACGATAAATTTGCAACAGGTGGAATTGTTACAAAACTAAAAGCAGCTAAGTTTTTGATGGACAATGGTAAATGTATGTTTTTAACAAGTGGCAGTAAATTAGATTCTATTGAAGATTTTTTAAATGGAAAACATACAAGTGGTACTTTGTTTTGTAAGGAGAAAAAATGA
- the rplU gene encoding 50S ribosomal protein L21, with the protein MYAVIKHGGKQYKVNVGDVLDLDRIEGVEPKQTIEINEVLLVNNDNDTKIGTPLVDGAKVVLEVIGNYRGKKVIIFKKRRRKDSKKKRGFRRDYTKVRVKEIVA; encoded by the coding sequence ATGTATGCAGTTATTAAACATGGTGGAAAACAATATAAAGTGAATGTTGGTGATGTTTTAGATTTAGATAGAATTGAAGGGGTAGAACCTAAACAAACTATCGAAATTAATGAAGTATTATTAGTAAACAATGATAATGATACAAAAATCGGAACTCCTCTTGTAGATGGAGCAAAAGTAGTTTTAGAAGTTATTGGAAATTATAGAGGTAAAAAAGTTATAATTTTCAAAAAAAGAAGAAGAAAAGACTCTAAGAAAAAAAGAGGATTTAGAAGAGATTATACAAAAGTTAGAGTAAAAGAAATAGTAGCGTAA
- a CDS encoding RidA family protein, with the protein MEKIFTPNAPEAIGPYSQAIKIGDMIFTSGQIALTPSGEFLDEDVKTQTKQVCENLKAVLEKAGARLENVVKTTIFLDDINNFNDVNEVYGEYFSHKPARSTVAVKELPKGAKVEIECVAVINN; encoded by the coding sequence ATGGAAAAAATCTTTACACCAAATGCACCAGAAGCAATAGGTCCTTATTCACAAGCAATTAAAATTGGAGATATGATTTTTACATCGGGTCAAATTGCACTAACTCCAAGTGGAGAATTTTTAGATGAAGATGTAAAAACACAAACAAAACAAGTTTGTGAAAATTTAAAAGCTGTTTTAGAAAAAGCAGGAGCAAGATTAGAAAATGTTGTAAAAACAACTATATTTCTTGATGATATTAATAATTTTAATGATGTAAATGAAGTTTATGGAGAATATTTTTCACATAAACCAGCAAGAAGCACAGTAGCAGTAAAAGAATTGCCAAAAGGTGCAAAAGTAGAAATAGAGTGTGTAGCAGTAATTAATAATTAA
- a CDS encoding IS1 family transposase: protein MYKELYNEFLAILKKTPIVFSYLCLDELYTFYRKKDNRVYVWSAVGVTKTGRKFYFYFLSKKKNIDSLLSFNFDLPKVEKYYTDGHFAYSNVYGDKASQKKSKYTNLVENLNSQMRDKISYLVRKTKAHAKSFDWLDNRLAMFFFNLNLKGNK, encoded by the coding sequence ATGTATAAAGAATTATATAACGAATTTTTAGCAATATTAAAAAAAACTCCAATAGTATTTTCATATCTTTGTTTAGACGAATTATATACTTTTTATCGTAAAAAGGATAACAGGGTATATGTATGGAGTGCAGTAGGAGTTACAAAAACAGGAAGAAAATTTTATTTTTATTTTTTATCAAAAAAGAAAAATATTGATAGTTTATTATCATTTAATTTTGATTTACCAAAAGTAGAAAAATATTATACAGATGGACATTTTGCATATTCGAATGTATATGGGGATAAAGCAAGTCAAAAAAAATCAAAATATACAAATTTAGTTGAGAACTTAAATTCTCAAATGAGAGATAAAATCTCATATCTTGTTAGAAAAACTAAAGCTCATGCTAAGTCTTTTGATTGGTTAGATAATAGACTTGCTATGTTTTTCTTTAATCTTAATTTAAAAGGTAATAAATAA
- the groES gene encoding co-chaperone GroES: MFKPLGQRVLVERLEEEAKTASGIIIPDNAKEKPLEGKVIAISKEVEEDENMPIKEGDIVVFAKYAGTDITIEGKEYLVLNTDDILGKLEK; the protein is encoded by the coding sequence ATGTTCAAACCATTAGGGCAAAGGGTTTTAGTAGAGAGACTTGAAGAAGAAGCAAAAACTGCAAGTGGAATTATTATCCCAGATAACGCAAAAGAAAAACCATTAGAAGGTAAAGTTATAGCTATCTCAAAAGAGGTAGAAGAAGATGAAAATATGCCAATTAAAGAAGGTGATATTGTAGTTTTTGCTAAATATGCAGGTACTGATATTACAATTGAAGGTAAAGAGTATTTAGTTTTAAATACTGATGATATTTTAGGAAAATTAGAAAAATAA
- a CDS encoding DctP family TRAP transporter solute-binding subunit: MLRKMKFNAVQMAAPSFSKFTGLVPQLGLFDLPFLFKDENHLHRVLDGKVGQKLLDMVTKKGYIALAYWDNGFKQLTDSKRPLIKPDDCKGLKFRVMSSKVLIEQFKALGAIPVVLPFSEVYSALQQGVVDGQENTISNIYTKKFYEVQRYMTMTNHGYLGYLVVMSKKFWDKLPNDLKAVIKQAMKETTAKERVWAKELNEAQLNKIKEYAKKTGKLEIDYLTPQQRLVWEKKLRTIYPKFYNTIGKDLIKEAIKEGE; the protein is encoded by the coding sequence ATTCTTAGAAAAATGAAATTTAATGCTGTTCAAATGGCAGCACCAAGTTTTTCAAAGTTTACAGGGCTTGTTCCACAACTCGGACTTTTTGATTTACCATTCTTATTTAAAGATGAAAATCATCTACATAGAGTATTAGATGGAAAAGTTGGTCAAAAGCTTCTTGATATGGTAACTAAAAAAGGATATATAGCATTAGCATATTGGGATAATGGATTTAAACAACTTACAGATTCAAAAAGACCATTAATTAAACCTGATGATTGTAAAGGCTTAAAATTTAGAGTAATGAGTTCAAAAGTATTAATTGAACAATTTAAAGCTCTTGGTGCTATCCCAGTTGTTTTACCATTTAGTGAAGTATATTCAGCACTTCAACAAGGTGTAGTTGATGGACAAGAAAATACGATTTCAAATATTTATACTAAAAAGTTTTATGAAGTTCAAAGATATATGACAATGACTAATCATGGATATCTTGGATATTTGGTTGTAATGAGTAAAAAGTTTTGGGATAAATTACCTAATGATTTAAAAGCGGTAATTAAACAAGCAATGAAAGAAACTACTGCAAAAGAAAGAGTTTGGGCAAAAGAATTAAATGAAGCTCAATTAAATAAAATTAAAGAATATGCTAAAAAAACAGGAAAACTTGAAATTGATTATTTAACTCCACAACAAAGATTAGTTTGGGAGAAAAAACTTCGCACAATTTATCCAAAATTTTATAATACAATTGGTAAAGACTTAATTAAAGAAGCGATTAAAGAAGGAGAATGA
- a CDS encoding helix-turn-helix domain-containing protein yields the protein MKRRTYKRMTKEEIELIFKLYEEKMELRKIARVLGRSLSSIQYQLRKKNENV from the coding sequence ATGAAAAGACGAACTTATAAAAGGATGACAAAAGAAGAAATAGAATTAATTTTTAAACTTTATGAAGAGAAAATGGAATTAAGGAAGATAGCAAGAGTATTAGGAAGAAGTTTATCTTCAATACAATATCAGTTGAGAAAAAAAAATGAAAATGTATAA
- the smpB gene encoding SsrA-binding protein SmpB: MKVVATNRKAYHDYDIFDKYEAGIELKGSEVKALRAGRANLKDSFVKIKDGEAWWVQGHISNLDTTYSAFRHDEKRPRKLLLHKSEIAKLAGYTSERGYTLVPTKIYFNNKNKAKLEIAVAKGRKLHDKRRVMKEKELKKEAAAAMKRYGF, translated from the coding sequence ATGAAGGTAGTTGCGACAAATAGAAAAGCATATCATGATTATGATATTTTTGATAAGTATGAGGCTGGAATTGAACTTAAAGGAAGTGAAGTTAAAGCTCTAAGAGCTGGAAGAGCTAATTTAAAAGATAGTTTTGTTAAAATTAAAGATGGAGAAGCTTGGTGGGTCCAAGGTCATATAAGCAATCTTGATACTACATATTCAGCATTTAGACACGATGAAAAAAGACCAAGAAAACTTCTTTTACACAAAAGTGAAATAGCAAAACTTGCAGGATATACCAGTGAAAGAGGTTATACACTTGTGCCTACAAAAATATATTTTAATAATAAAAATAAAGCAAAACTTGAAATTGCAGTTGCTAAGGGTAGAAAGCTTCATGATAAAAGAAGAGTAATGAAAGAAAAAGAGTTAAAAAAAGAAGCAGCTGCTGCAATGAAAAGATATGGATTTTAA
- the obgE gene encoding GTPase ObgE — MFVDNIKLTVKSGKGGAGCVSFRREKFVAKGGPDGGDGGKGGDVIVECDNNTHTLSHFKGKRLLKASNGRPGEGRKKHGADGEDLILKVPPGTIIKDAKTGEILLDMKYHGQKEVLLEGGRGGLGNWHFRGPRRQVPRYAQPGEEGKELEIIMELKLIADVGLVGFPNAGKSTLISALSNAKPEIANYEFTTLTPKLGVVKVDEYRSFVMADIPGIIEGAHEGKGLGLEFLKHIERTKIILYVIDLASFRDPVYQFKTLQKELKNYSETLAKRDYAIALNKVDAVDSSKVEEFFEKLNIPKTEPKYGASKEYPCYFDEKTFVLPISAAARINLDALKFALSDMIERNKDEENSI; from the coding sequence ATGTTTGTTGATAATATTAAACTTACAGTAAAATCTGGCAAGGGTGGCGCTGGATGTGTAAGTTTTAGAAGAGAAAAATTTGTTGCTAAGGGTGGTCCTGATGGTGGAGATGGAGGTAAAGGTGGTGATGTTATAGTTGAATGTGATAATAATACTCATACTTTATCTCATTTTAAAGGGAAAAGATTACTTAAAGCCTCAAATGGAAGACCAGGAGAGGGTAGAAAAAAGCATGGGGCTGATGGTGAAGATTTGATTTTAAAAGTGCCACCTGGTACTATTATAAAAGATGCAAAAACAGGTGAAATTTTACTTGATATGAAATATCACGGACAAAAAGAGGTTTTGCTTGAAGGTGGAAGAGGAGGTCTTGGTAATTGGCATTTTAGAGGACCAAGAAGACAAGTCCCAAGATATGCACAACCAGGGGAAGAAGGAAAAGAGCTTGAAATTATAATGGAGCTAAAATTAATAGCAGATGTTGGACTTGTTGGGTTTCCAAATGCTGGAAAATCGACTTTAATTTCAGCTTTATCTAATGCAAAACCAGAAATTGCAAATTATGAATTTACAACTCTAACTCCAAAACTTGGAGTAGTAAAAGTAGATGAGTATAGAAGTTTTGTAATGGCTGATATTCCAGGAATTATTGAAGGTGCTCACGAAGGAAAAGGACTTGGACTTGAATTTTTAAAGCATATTGAAAGGACTAAAATAATTCTTTATGTAATTGATTTAGCTTCATTTAGAGACCCAGTTTATCAATTTAAAACCTTGCAAAAAGAACTTAAAAATTATAGTGAAACACTTGCAAAAAGAGATTATGCAATTGCATTAAATAAAGTAGATGCTGTGGATAGCTCAAAAGTAGAAGAGTTTTTTGAAAAACTAAATATTCCTAAAACAGAACCAAAATATGGAGCAAGTAAAGAGTATCCTTGTTATTTTGATGAAAAAACATTTGTACTTCCAATTAGTGCAGCAGCAAGAATTAATCTTGATGCTTTAAAATTTGCACTAAGTGATATGATTGAAAGAAATAAAGATGAAGAGAATAGTATTTAA
- a CDS encoding patatin-like phospholipase family protein — translation MKISLVLSGGGARGYIHIGVIEELKKYGFEIVSISGTSMGAVIGGIEACGKLDEYKKWITSLDFLDLFKFYKPPFKLDSNKIFKKLSDIIGNYKIEELPIKYTAVATDLTTKKEVWFQRGNLLTAMKASSAIPGVFEPVKINNRILVDGGVLNLMPVAPVMSDMSDLIIAVNLYSDRNVLDIKLPKDIKKKQTIFEEVWNRIFSEKEDIVDKSINLMMETIFRYRCAEYTPDIEIKVPQKIAKWYDFHRSLELIEYGKFFAREAIENARKEDIISENK, via the coding sequence ATGAAAATATCATTAGTTTTAAGCGGAGGAGGTGCAAGAGGATATATCCATATAGGTGTTATTGAAGAACTAAAAAAATATGGATTTGAAATTGTTAGTATTTCTGGGACTTCTATGGGAGCAGTAATTGGAGGAATTGAAGCGTGTGGAAAATTAGATGAATATAAAAAGTGGATTACCAGTTTAGATTTTTTAGATTTATTTAAGTTTTATAAGCCTCCTTTTAAATTAGATTCAAATAAAATTTTTAAAAAACTTAGTGATATAATAGGTAATTATAAGATTGAAGAATTACCTATAAAATATACAGCGGTGGCTACTGATTTAACTACTAAAAAAGAAGTTTGGTTTCAAAGGGGAAATTTATTAACTGCAATGAAAGCTTCAAGCGCAATTCCTGGTGTATTTGAACCTGTAAAAATAAATAATAGAATTTTAGTTGATGGAGGGGTATTAAATTTAATGCCAGTAGCACCTGTTATGAGTGATATGAGTGATTTAATTATAGCGGTTAATTTATATTCAGATAGAAATGTATTAGATATAAAACTTCCAAAAGATATAAAGAAAAAACAAACAATTTTTGAAGAAGTTTGGAATAGAATATTTAGCGAAAAGGAAGATATAGTAGATAAATCAATAAATTTAATGATGGAGACTATTTTTAGATATAGATGTGCAGAATATACTCCTGATATTGAAATAAAAGTTCCTCAAAAAATTGCAAAATGGTATGATTTTCATAGGTCTCTTGAATTAATAGAATATGGTAAATTTTTTGCAAGAGAAGCAATAGAAAATGCAAGAAAAGAGGATATAATTTCAGAAAACAAATAA
- the groL gene encoding chaperonin GroEL (60 kDa chaperone family; promotes refolding of misfolded polypeptides especially under stressful conditions; forms two stacked rings of heptamers to form a barrel-shaped 14mer; ends can be capped by GroES; misfolded proteins enter the barrel where they are refolded when GroES binds), whose amino-acid sequence MAKEIVYSDKARNELLAGVEKLADAVRVTMGPKGRNVLLQRSFGAPHITKDGVSVAKEIELKDPVENMGAQLVKEVASKTADEAGDGTTTATVLAHAIFKEGLKYITAGANPIAVKRGMDAATKAIIEELKKMSKPVENKEQIAQVATISANNDKKIGELIAEAMDKVGKDGVITVEEGKSLEDELEVVEGMQFDRGYLSPYFVTNPDKMVAEYEDAYILLYDKKISNMKDLLPLLEQLVQQGGNKPLLIIAEDVDGEALATLVVNKLRGVLNVVAVKAPGFGDRRKAMLQDIAILTGGQVISEELGRTLESATLADLGQAGRIVVDKENTTIVDGKGDKAAIEARINQIKKEIEETTSDYDREKLQERLAKLSGGVAVIKVGAATETEMKEKKDRVDDALSATKAAVEEGIVIGGGSAILKAAKKAEVESVDPDEQIGIDIIKRAVKAPIKQIASNAGYEPGVVVMTVENGDENLGFNAATGEYVDMFEAGIIDPTKVERIALQNATSVGGLLLTTEAAVTEEPKEEKAAPAMPDMGGMGGMM is encoded by the coding sequence ATGGCAAAAGAAATCGTATATTCAGACAAAGCAAGAAATGAATTATTAGCAGGTGTTGAAAAGCTTGCTGATGCAGTTAGAGTTACTATGGGACCAAAAGGTAGAAATGTATTACTTCAAAGAAGCTTTGGAGCTCCACATATTACAAAAGATGGTGTAAGTGTTGCAAAAGAAATTGAACTTAAAGATCCAGTAGAAAATATGGGAGCTCAACTTGTAAAAGAAGTTGCAAGCAAAACTGCTGATGAAGCAGGTGATGGTACAACAACAGCAACTGTTTTAGCACATGCAATCTTTAAAGAAGGGCTAAAATACATAACAGCTGGTGCAAATCCAATTGCAGTAAAAAGAGGAATGGATGCAGCTACAAAAGCTATTATTGAAGAACTTAAAAAAATGAGTAAACCTGTTGAAAACAAAGAACAAATTGCACAAGTTGCAACAATTTCTGCAAATAACGACAAAAAAATTGGTGAATTAATTGCAGAAGCTATGGATAAAGTTGGAAAAGATGGTGTTATTACTGTTGAAGAAGGTAAATCACTTGAAGATGAACTTGAAGTAGTTGAAGGTATGCAATTTGATAGAGGATATTTAAGTCCATACTTTGTAACAAATCCAGATAAAATGGTAGCTGAGTATGAAGATGCATACATTTTACTATATGATAAAAAAATTAGCAATATGAAAGATTTATTACCATTACTTGAACAATTAGTTCAACAAGGTGGAAATAAACCATTATTAATTATTGCAGAAGATGTAGATGGTGAAGCATTAGCAACTCTTGTAGTTAACAAATTAAGAGGCGTATTAAATGTAGTTGCGGTTAAAGCGCCAGGATTTGGTGATAGAAGAAAAGCAATGCTTCAAGATATTGCAATTTTAACAGGTGGTCAAGTAATTAGCGAAGAACTTGGAAGAACACTTGAAAGTGCGACATTAGCTGATTTAGGACAAGCTGGAAGAATTGTAGTAGATAAAGAAAATACTACAATTGTAGATGGTAAAGGTGATAAAGCAGCTATTGAAGCAAGAATTAATCAAATTAAAAAAGAAATTGAAGAAACAACAAGTGATTATGATAGAGAAAAATTACAAGAAAGACTTGCAAAACTTAGTGGTGGTGTAGCAGTAATTAAAGTTGGTGCTGCAACTGAAACTGAAATGAAAGAGAAAAAAGATAGAGTAGATGATGCTTTAAGTGCAACAAAAGCAGCAGTAGAAGAAGGAATTGTAATTGGTGGTGGTAGTGCAATTTTAAAAGCTGCTAAAAAAGCAGAAGTAGAATCAGTAGACCCTGATGAGCAAATTGGTATTGATATTATAAAAAGAGCTGTAAAAGCTCCAATTAAACAAATTGCGAGCAATGCTGGATATGAACCAGGTGTAGTTGTAATGACAGTTGAAAATGGAGATGAAAATCTTGGATTTAATGCAGCAACTGGTGAATATGTGGATATGTTTGAAGCTGGAATTATAGACCCAACAAAAGTTGAAAGAATTGCACTTCAAAATGCAACAAGTGTTGGTGGATTACTTTTAACAACAGAAGCAGCAGTAACAGAAGAACCAAAAGAAGAAAAAGCAGCACCAGCAATGCCAGATATGGGAGGAATGGGAGGAATGATGTAA
- a CDS encoding TRAP transporter small permease, which translates to MKYIDLFIRGILVFLTSFFIFAGVVLAFVNVVARFIFNEGIDWAFELTSYLFIYSAFFAAAYLFRVSGHIKVTLLVDNLPKSLSKLVIIISDILILLYLGIILYFGYIYIFDPELGLKASGEVSVDLNVPMWTIYLVIPISMFFAIIMTIFRLIEHIKTPASEIAYKEEHDMIKEFDKSVGDGK; encoded by the coding sequence ATGAAATATATAGATTTGTTTATAAGAGGTATATTGGTTTTTCTTACCTCTTTTTTTATATTTGCGGGAGTTGTTTTAGCATTTGTAAATGTTGTAGCAAGATTCATATTTAATGAAGGGATAGATTGGGCGTTTGAGCTTACAAGTTATCTTTTTATTTATTCAGCATTTTTTGCAGCTGCTTATCTTTTTCGCGTTTCAGGACATATAAAAGTAACTTTACTGGTAGATAATTTACCAAAATCTCTCTCAAAATTAGTAATTATTATCTCAGACATTTTAATACTTTTATATTTAGGGATAATACTTTATTTTGGATATATCTATATATTTGACCCTGAACTTGGATTAAAAGCAAGTGGAGAAGTTAGTGTTGATTTAAATGTTCCTATGTGGACAATTTATTTAGTAATACCTATAAGTATGTTTTTTGCAATTATTATGACTATTTTTAGATTGATTGAGCATATAAAAACCCCAGCAAGTGAAATAGCATATAAAGAAGAACACGATATGATAAAAGAGTTTGATAAAAGTGTGGGAGATGGAAAATGA
- the bcp gene encoding thioredoxin-dependent thiol peroxidase, with translation MTKASDFCLPNQDGVEICLRDLKGKWVILYFYPKDNTPGCTTEAKEFSELIDEFEKLGAVVIGVSPDSPKKHCNFIEKHGLKITLLSDEEKKVLKEYGAWGKKKNYGREYEGVIRSTFIIDPEGNIVKEFRNVRAKGHATKVLEELKKLINS, from the coding sequence ATGACAAAAGCATCAGATTTTTGTTTGCCAAATCAAGATGGAGTTGAAATTTGTCTAAGAGATTTAAAAGGAAAATGGGTAATTTTATACTTTTATCCAAAAGACAATACCCCTGGATGTACTACTGAGGCAAAAGAGTTTAGCGAACTAATTGATGAATTTGAAAAACTTGGAGCAGTTGTAATTGGAGTATCTCCTGATTCTCCTAAAAAACATTGTAATTTTATTGAAAAACATGGATTAAAAATCACTCTACTTAGTGATGAAGAAAAAAAAGTCTTAAAAGAGTATGGAGCATGGGGTAAAAAGAAAAATTATGGAAGAGAATATGAAGGAGTAATTCGTTCAACTTTTATAATTGACCCTGAGGGAAATATAGTAAAAGAATTTAGAAATGTAAGAGCAAAAGGTCATGCCACAAAAGTTTTAGAAGAATTAAAAAAACTTATAAACTCTTAA